Proteins encoded together in one Ciona intestinalis chromosome 3, KH, whole genome shotgun sequence window:
- the LOC100180129 gene encoding serine/arginine-rich splicing factor 3-like — MSYRNSGPLDCKVYVGNLGSQGSKNELERVFGYYGALKNVWVARNPPGFAFVEFEDNRDAEDAVRALDGRTVCGVRARVEMSSGQSRRGNDRDRGPPRGRRDDYYDRNRRGRYDRSRSKSPRRHSRSRSRSPRRERRRNSYSRSPVTKDRGSQSPRRSVSPPRRSLSRSVSPYGNGRDSRSRSRS; from the exons ATGTCTTACCGAAACTCTGGTCCCTTGGATTGCAAGGTTTATGTTGGAAATCTTGGCAGTCAAGGATCTAAAAATGAACTTGAACGTGTTTTTGGGTACTATGGTGCTCTCAAAAACGTGTGGGTCGCAAGAAACCCTCCGGGTTTTGCTTTTGTTGAGTTTGAAGATAATAGAGATGCAGAAGATGCCGTTCGTGCACTTGATGGAAG AACCGTTTGTGGAGTAAGAGCGAGAGTTGAAATGTCATCTGGACAATCCCGTCGTGGAAATGATAGAGATCGTGGACCACCACGCGGTCGACGAGATGATTATTATGATAGAAATCGACGTGGTAGATATGACAG atCTCGCTCAAAGAGTCCACGCCGTCATTCAAGAAGTCGCAGTAGAAGTCCTCGCAGGGAGAGAAGAAG aaataGCTACAGCAGATCCCCAGTAACGAAAGATAGGGGTTCACAAAGTCCAAGAAG ATCTGTATCTCCACCACGAAGATCCTTAAGCAGAAGTGTAAGTCCATATGGTAATGGACGCGACAGTAGAAGCAGAAGTCGttcataa
- the LOC101243347 gene encoding baculoviral IAP repeat-containing protein 5-like — MSNGSDVHAMFVYSKRLETFLGWPYVSKDGAKCVAEKMAATGFFRPNPESEPDLARCFMCKKEMEGWEPNDDPHDEHRMHSSKCPFLHDKGKDLLDITIADDIKLFYVKEIQSALKASEKFLAEFNQKHETCCDELKN, encoded by the coding sequence ATGTCGAACGGTAGTGACGTGCATGCAATGTTTGTCTATTCAAAACGACTTGAAACTTTCCTTGGTTGGCCTTATGTGAGCAAGGATGGTGCGAAGTGTGTTGCAGAAAAGATGGCAGCTACAGGGTTTTTCAGACCTAACCCTGAAAGTGAACCTGACCTTGCTCGGTGTTTTATGTGTAAGAAAGAGATGGAGGGCTGGGAACCGAATGATGATCCTCATGACGAACATCGCATGCATAGCTCAAAATGTCCATTCCTTCATGACAAAGGAAAGGATCTTTTAGACATAACAATTGCAGATgatattaaactattttacgTTAAAGAAATTCAGTCTGCATTAAAAGCTTCGGAAAAATTTCTGGCAGAATTTAATCAGAAACATGAAACTTGTTGTGATGAGTTAAAAAACTAA
- the LOC100177778 gene encoding DNA-directed RNA polymerase II subunit RPB7, with protein sequence MFYHISLEHEILLHPRYFGPNLLETVKQKLFTEVEGTCTGKHGFVIAVTTIDNIGDGLIQPGRGFVLYPIKYKAIVFRPFKGEVVDAVVTQVNKVGLFTEIGPMSCFISRHSIPADMKFDPESHPPCYKTDDEDVVIQQDDEIRLKIVGTRVDANDIFAIGSLMDDYLGLIS encoded by the coding sequence atgttttaccACATTTCTCTGGAACACGAAATACTTTTGCATCCAAGATATTTTGGACCTAACCTTCTggaaacagtaaaacaaaagcTCTTTACGGAAGTTGAAGGAACATGCACAGGAAAACATGGGTTTGTGATTGCTGTCACTACCATTGACAATATTGGAGATGGTTTAATACAACCAGGAAGAGGATTTGTTTTGTATccaataaaatacaaagcaaTTGTTTTTCGGCCGTTTAAAGGAGAAGTTGTTGATGCTGTTGTTACTCAAGTAAATAAAGTTGGACTCTTTACAGAAATCGGCCCCATGTCATGTTTTATATCCAGACACTCCATACCTGCTGATATGAAATTTGACCCTGAATCTCATCCACCGTGTTATAAAACAGATGATGAAGATGTGGTTATTCAACAAGATGATGAAATAAGACTTAAAATTGTTGGAACACGGGTTGATGCAAATGATATTTTTGCCATTGGTTCCCTAATGGATGATTATTTGGGATTGATCAGTTAG